The following are from one region of the Methanobacterium veterum genome:
- a CDS encoding thiamine pyrophosphate-binding protein yields MRCADALIKILESNGVKFIFGHPGEQILPFYDALRSSKIKHVLMRHEQGAVHAADGYARVSGEFGVCISTAGPGALNLVMGVATAFKDSIPLIVITGDVDTDLKGTNVFQDIDIEGVFRPITLETFHIEDPDDGTLKLKKAIEMIKHGKTGPIHLNFPKDVLNDYVDTFSLTSENVEEKDISLTDVGDAVKLMEMSERPLILAGTGIIWAHAVNELRDFSLKYNIPVATTYSARGVLPEDHPLCLGMIGLRGTTAANFAGKNCDLLIALGCRFSERTVLGIGDPEIIHVNLDNEVLEGDVKIQGNVGQFLDKMKDITVKNTGKWLHELDNHKRTYEIKTNYNDIPVKPQRAVKEILDASDDSTTISDAGTHTTWVTLLKKVTRPSSLLFSGGFGPMGYGLPAAIGASLADPAERVVLVVGDGGFQMTIQELAVIAQENLPILICIINNCCLGIIKQWQDMHYRERYEVELENPDFCEIADAYRIKSKRVNAPGEIFDAVKNALDLNEPYLIDIMVDKEEGIILPKLKP; encoded by the coding sequence ATGAGATGTGCAGATGCACTGATTAAAATTTTAGAATCAAATGGTGTTAAATTTATTTTTGGACATCCTGGAGAACAGATTTTGCCTTTTTACGATGCACTGAGGAGTTCAAAGATTAAACATGTTTTAATGCGCCATGAACAGGGAGCAGTGCATGCTGCAGACGGTTATGCAAGGGTATCTGGTGAATTTGGGGTATGTATTTCAACTGCTGGCCCTGGAGCTTTAAATTTAGTAATGGGTGTTGCAACTGCTTTTAAAGATTCGATACCGCTGATTGTAATCACTGGGGATGTAGACACTGATCTTAAAGGAACGAATGTATTCCAGGATATTGATATTGAAGGTGTTTTCAGGCCAATTACGCTGGAAACATTCCATATTGAAGACCCAGACGATGGTACTTTGAAATTAAAAAAAGCAATTGAAATGATAAAGCATGGGAAAACTGGACCGATTCATTTAAACTTTCCAAAAGATGTTTTAAATGATTATGTCGATACATTCTCACTTACCTCTGAAAATGTTGAAGAGAAAGATATTTCTTTAACTGATGTTGGTGATGCAGTTAAATTGATGGAAATGTCTGAAAGACCACTTATTCTTGCTGGAACTGGGATAATATGGGCACATGCCGTAAACGAACTGCGAGATTTTTCTTTAAAATATAACATTCCAGTTGCGACAACGTATTCTGCTAGGGGTGTTTTACCGGAAGATCACCCACTTTGTCTTGGAATGATCGGACTTAGAGGCACAACCGCTGCAAATTTTGCAGGTAAAAACTGTGATCTGCTGATAGCACTTGGCTGTAGATTCTCAGAAAGGACTGTACTCGGAATTGGAGACCCTGAAATAATTCATGTAAATCTTGACAACGAAGTTTTAGAAGGAGATGTTAAGATTCAGGGAAATGTTGGCCAGTTTTTAGATAAAATGAAAGATATAACTGTTAAAAACACTGGCAAATGGCTTCATGAATTAGATAATCATAAAAGAACCTATGAAATTAAAACTAATTATAATGATATTCCAGTTAAACCTCAAAGAGCTGTAAAAGAGATACTGGATGCTTCGGATGATTCAACAACAATAAGTGATGCAGGAACACATACTACATGGGTTACTTTACTTAAGAAAGTAACGAGACCTTCTTCATTGCTTTTTTCAGGAGGTTTTGGACCTATGGGCTACGGCCTGCCTGCAGCAATTGGTGCATCACTTGCAGACCCTGCTGAAAGGGTAGTTCTGGTGGTCGGCGACGGAGGGTTCCAGATGACAATACAGGAACTTGCAGTAATTGCTCAGGAGAATCTTCCTATTTTAATTTGTATCATAAACAACTGCTGCCTTGGAATTATAAAACAGTGGCAGGACATGCATTACAGGGAGAGATACGAAGTTGAACTTGAAAATCCTGATTTCTGTGAAATTGCAGATGCATACAGAATCAAATCAAAACGTGTGAATGCTCCTGGTGAAATATTTGATGCAGTTAAAAATGCTTTAGATTTAAATGAACCCTATTTAATTGATATCATGGTAGATAAGGAAGAAGGCATTATTTTACCTAAATTAAAACCCTAA
- a CDS encoding pyridoxal-phosphate-dependent aminotransferase family protein produces MEETLLMIPGPTKVAPRVLKAMSDAVMNHRSAQFADILTEVNEMMSEVFQTENPSYTITGSGTAAMEAAVGNVLNKGDKILNIVGGKFGERFAQIAEANGGNFVKLDVGWGKAVNPEDVKNILEEDDEIKAVTLVHNETSTGVASPIEEVGKIVKDYNALYVVDTVSSLGGDDVAVDDYNIDICVTGSQKCLAAPPGMAAITVSDDAWDVINKVDSNSYYLDVRKYKKYAEHTPSETPYTPSVSLMYAMREALNMVMEEGLEARIERHKLAASATRNAVKALGLELFADEEVSSTTVTAVKMPEGITDKDMRGTMRDKYGIVLAGGQDHLKGNVFRIGHMGNVNYRDLVVTMAALEMTLKGLGMDVCLGNGVAAVEEAYLIG; encoded by the coding sequence ATGGAGGAAACATTGCTAATGATACCCGGACCTACCAAAGTAGCTCCGCGAGTACTAAAAGCCATGTCAGATGCAGTGATGAACCACAGAAGTGCTCAATTCGCTGATATTTTAACTGAAGTCAATGAAATGATGTCAGAAGTATTCCAGACTGAAAATCCATCTTACACTATAACCGGTTCTGGAACAGCTGCAATGGAAGCTGCAGTTGGAAATGTCCTTAATAAAGGAGATAAAATTTTAAATATTGTTGGCGGAAAATTCGGAGAAAGATTTGCACAGATAGCTGAAGCTAACGGCGGTAATTTCGTTAAGCTTGATGTGGGATGGGGTAAAGCAGTAAATCCCGAAGATGTCAAAAATATTTTAGAAGAAGATGATGAAATTAAAGCTGTGACATTAGTTCACAACGAAACTTCAACAGGGGTCGCAAGCCCAATCGAAGAAGTAGGTAAAATTGTTAAAGATTATAACGCTTTATATGTTGTAGATACTGTTTCATCCCTTGGAGGGGACGACGTAGCTGTAGACGATTATAACATTGATATTTGTGTAACAGGTTCACAGAAATGTCTTGCCGCACCACCAGGAATGGCAGCAATCACAGTAAGTGATGATGCATGGGATGTAATCAATAAAGTAGACTCCAACTCATATTACTTAGACGTAAGGAAATACAAAAAATACGCAGAACATACACCATCAGAAACTCCATACACACCTTCCGTATCCTTAATGTACGCAATGCGCGAAGCATTAAACATGGTAATGGAAGAAGGTCTTGAAGCTAGAATAGAAAGACACAAATTAGCTGCATCAGCCACAAGAAACGCTGTTAAAGCTCTTGGTCTTGAACTATTTGCTGACGAAGAGGTTTCATCTACAACCGTAACTGCTGTAAAAATGCCTGAAGGCATAACTGATAAAGACATGAGGGGCACAATGAGAGATAAATATGGAATTGTGCTTGCCGGTGGTCAAGACCACTTAAAAGGCAATGTTTTCAGAATAGGCCATATGGGTAATGTTAACTACAGAGATCTTGTTGTTACAATGGCTGCTCTCGAAATGACTTTAAAAGGTCTTGGAATGGACGTTTGTCTCGGAAACGGAGTAGCAGCAGTAGAAGAGGCTTATCTTATAGGATAA
- the mcrB gene encoding coenzyme-B sulfoethylthiotransferase subunit beta, producing MPTYEDKIDLYGVDGKLLEENVPLEAISPMYNPTISKIVQEVKRSVAINLAGIEKTLANAAYGGKANFIPGRELNLPIVENVDVIADKLQKIIQIDEDDDFNLKQINNGAQVLVQLPSQRMNMAADYTVSTLVTGGAVIQAIIDTFDVDQFDASAIKTAVLGSYPQSVDFKGANVAALLAPPAMLDSLGYGFRTIAANHIVAVTKKNTLNAVALSAILEQTAMFEIGDALGAFERSHLLGLAYQGLNANNIVFDLVKANGKGTVGTVIASLVERALDDGVIKVAKTMPSGYKIYEPVDWALWNAYAAAGLISSTIVNIGASRAAQGVASTLLYYNDIIEYETGLPGVDYGRAQGTGVGMSFFSHGIYGGGGPGTFNGNHVVTRHSKGYAVPCNAASMCLDAGTQMFSVESTSSLVGTVYSDIDYLREPIKYVAEGAVEIKDKI from the coding sequence ATGCCAACATATGAAGATAAAATAGACCTATATGGAGTAGATGGAAAGCTTTTAGAAGAAAATGTTCCTCTAGAAGCAATTAGTCCAATGTACAACCCTACTATTTCTAAGATTGTACAGGAAGTTAAACGTTCTGTAGCTATTAACTTAGCAGGGATAGAAAAAACATTGGCAAACGCAGCTTATGGTGGAAAAGCAAACTTTATTCCTGGAAGGGAATTAAACTTACCAATAGTTGAAAACGTAGACGTAATTGCTGATAAACTTCAAAAAATTATCCAAATAGACGAAGATGACGATTTCAATCTCAAACAAATTAACAATGGGGCTCAGGTTCTTGTTCAGCTGCCTTCACAGAGAATGAACATGGCAGCAGATTACACAGTTTCCACATTAGTTACTGGTGGAGCTGTAATCCAGGCAATCATAGACACATTCGATGTAGATCAATTTGATGCTTCTGCAATAAAAACCGCAGTTTTAGGAAGTTACCCACAGAGTGTAGACTTCAAAGGAGCTAACGTCGCAGCACTACTTGCACCTCCAGCTATGCTCGACAGTTTAGGTTACGGTTTCAGGACCATTGCAGCTAACCACATTGTAGCAGTAACCAAGAAAAACACATTAAATGCAGTAGCATTATCCGCAATATTAGAACAAACAGCAATGTTTGAAATAGGTGATGCTTTAGGTGCATTTGAAAGGTCCCACTTATTAGGACTTGCATACCAGGGTTTAAATGCTAATAACATTGTTTTCGACCTGGTTAAAGCAAACGGAAAAGGTACTGTAGGAACAGTAATCGCTTCACTGGTAGAAAGAGCACTTGATGACGGAGTCATTAAAGTAGCAAAAACAATGCCTTCAGGATACAAAATATATGAACCTGTTGACTGGGCTTTATGGAACGCTTATGCTGCTGCTGGATTAATAAGTTCAACAATAGTAAACATAGGTGCATCCAGAGCTGCTCAGGGTGTTGCTTCTACACTTCTTTACTACAACGATATAATAGAATACGAAACTGGTCTTCCTGGTGTTGACTACGGAAGAGCACAGGGTACTGGTGTAGGTATGAGTTTCTTCTCCCACGGTATATACGGTGGAGGAGGTCCTGGAACCTTTAACGGAAACCACGTTGTAACCAGACACAGTAAAGGTTATGCTGTACCTTGTAACGCAGCTTCCATGTGTTTAGACGCAGGTACACAGATGTTTTCTGTTGAATCTACCTCTAGCTTAGTAGGAACTGTTTACAGTGATATTGACTACCTTAGAGAACCTATCAAATACGTTGCAGAAGGTGCAGTAGAGATAAAAGACAAAATATAA
- a CDS encoding ORC1-type DNA replication protein, giving the protein MDIDDLLLYDETLFKNIDAFNPDYIPDNFMYRKSQMEALAISIRPALRSGRPVNGVILGSCATGKTTAIKKIFEMVERTSDKVVCVYINCQIHTTRFGIFSQIYQKIFGHTPPETGVPFSRIYQNIMQHLSNEGKALIVALDDINYLFYSKNANKIFYDILRAHESFEGVRTGVFAILSDIEFRFMLDKNVNSIFIPQEIIFNPYSKEEIKDILKERARIGFYSEVISDELLDEITEYTVSNGDLRVGIDLLRISGNLAEADASKTIERKHIQEALKNTGSINLMYTLKSLSDDERTLLDLIRTSDVDLTAGELYSQFSKKTKSSYASFNRILNKLEFLRIIDTRFTGKGVKGNSRIIILRFDTEEIQKCMSRL; this is encoded by the coding sequence ATGGACATTGATGACCTTCTCCTCTATGATGAAACTCTGTTTAAAAACATCGATGCATTTAATCCAGACTACATTCCAGACAATTTCATGTATCGAAAATCACAAATGGAGGCCCTTGCAATCAGCATAAGGCCTGCACTACGTAGCGGAAGGCCAGTTAATGGAGTTATACTTGGCTCGTGTGCAACCGGGAAAACAACAGCCATTAAAAAGATCTTTGAAATGGTGGAAAGGACCTCAGATAAAGTGGTTTGCGTCTATATAAACTGCCAGATACATACAACCCGGTTTGGCATATTTTCACAGATTTATCAAAAGATTTTTGGACACACTCCTCCAGAAACAGGGGTTCCCTTTTCAAGAATTTATCAAAATATAATGCAGCACCTTTCAAACGAAGGTAAGGCCCTTATCGTTGCATTAGATGATATTAATTACTTATTTTACAGTAAGAATGCTAATAAGATATTTTATGATATTTTAAGAGCTCATGAATCATTTGAAGGTGTAAGAACTGGTGTATTTGCTATTCTGTCTGATATTGAATTCAGGTTCATGCTTGATAAAAATGTTAATTCCATATTCATCCCCCAGGAAATAATATTCAATCCCTACTCAAAAGAAGAAATAAAAGATATATTAAAAGAAAGGGCAAGAATTGGTTTTTACAGTGAGGTGATTTCAGATGAATTACTGGATGAAATCACTGAATACACGGTATCAAATGGCGATTTAAGGGTAGGAATCGACCTTTTAAGGATAAGCGGAAATCTAGCTGAAGCAGATGCATCTAAAACAATAGAGCGAAAACATATTCAAGAGGCACTTAAAAATACGGGTTCTATAAATCTTATGTATACTCTCAAGTCTTTATCTGATGATGAAAGAACATTACTGGATCTTATACGGACTTCAGACGTAGATTTAACTGCAGGTGAACTTTACAGTCAGTTCAGTAAGAAAACTAAGTCAAGTTATGCTTCTTTTAACCGTATTTTAAATAAACTTGAATTTTTAAGGATTATAGATACCAGGTTCACTGGAAAAGGAGTAAAAGGTAACTCAAGGATTATAATACTCAGATTCGACACGGAAGAAATCCAAAAATGTATGTCTCGTCTTTAG
- a CDS encoding zinc ribbon domain-containing protein has product MPYLVCEKCKGYYVLQAGESLDNFGRCPCGGSLRYVKKLHKRYNQEKSASKLNICPECGKENINSSKICVFCGKILKLPNTSNICHKCGKENVKTSQVCVFCSNPLKSNYNKRIKWNLVGCGSLTLIIVILLFWILP; this is encoded by the coding sequence ATGCCTTATCTTGTTTGTGAAAAGTGCAAGGGCTATTATGTACTTCAGGCGGGAGAATCCCTCGATAATTTTGGCAGGTGTCCATGTGGAGGATCTTTAAGATATGTTAAAAAACTCCATAAACGATACAATCAAGAAAAATCAGCCAGTAAGTTAAACATTTGCCCGGAATGCGGAAAAGAAAATATCAATAGTTCAAAAATATGTGTATTTTGCGGTAAAATATTGAAATTACCCAATACTTCCAATATTTGTCATAAATGCGGAAAAGAAAATGTAAAAACTTCTCAAGTATGCGTATTTTGCAGTAATCCACTAAAATCTAATTATAATAAACGGATAAAATGGAATCTGGTTGGCTGTGGTTCTTTAACTTTAATTATAGTTATCTTATTGTTCTGGATTTTACCTTAA
- a CDS encoding CDC48 family AAA ATPase, with product MPELGEVELRVAEALQQDVGKGIIRMDNELLAEMDVEPGDIVEIIGKRTTGAIVGHAYPADIGLEIVRMDGLTRSNAGTSIGETVTIRHAKIRIARKVTLAPATKGLRIMASGDIIKRNIMGRAAARGDILSLISPRRTRETFREFPGGEKVFREFFESTTPFSLGEIKFSVVSTNPAGIVRINDVTEIEVRPEAVEIVEKKVPDVTYDDVGGLKQEIEKVREMIELPLRHPEIFDRLGIDPPRGVLLHGAPGTGKTLLAKAVANESGSNFVAINGPEVMSKYVGEAEKKIRDLFKEAEENAPTVIFIDEIDAIAPKREEVTGEVERRVVAQILALMDGLKERGKVIVIGATNRPDALDQALRRPGRFDREIELRVPDRDGRSEILQIHTRGMPLEDDVDMEEIADITHGFVGADLAALSRESAMNALRRILPELDLEEQTIPQEVLEKLFVTNDNFMEALKSINPSALREVFIEVPDIRWEDIGGLQELKETLREAVEWPLTNSEDFKRIGIQPSKGILLFGPPGTGKTMLSKAVATESKANFISVKGSEILSKWFGESERKIAEIFKKAKQASPCIIFFDEIDAIAPMRGSAAGEPRVVERMVNTLLSEMDGLEELRGVVVIGATNRPDLIDAALLRPGRFDEVVLVSPPDEKARLEILKVHTKSMALDDNVNLVDLSKRTEGYSGADIEALCRKAGVIALHENIKIEKVSKRHFEAALNKVNPSTTPQTKEYYEEVARRLGRGLEAKKVREEFPREVA from the coding sequence ATGCCTGAACTTGGCGAAGTTGAGCTTAGAGTTGCAGAAGCATTACAGCAAGATGTTGGAAAGGGTATTATAAGGATGGATAATGAATTACTTGCGGAAATGGACGTTGAACCTGGCGATATTGTTGAAATAATTGGTAAAAGAACAACAGGTGCAATAGTTGGACATGCCTATCCTGCAGATATTGGGCTTGAAATAGTGAGAATGGACGGCCTCACCAGATCAAATGCAGGCACATCTATAGGTGAAACTGTAACCATAAGGCATGCTAAAATAAGAATTGCCAGAAAAGTTACCCTGGCCCCTGCAACAAAAGGATTAAGAATAATGGCATCTGGGGATATTATAAAAAGGAATATAATGGGGAGAGCAGCCGCAAGGGGAGATATTTTATCTTTAATATCTCCGCGGAGAACGAGAGAGACCTTCCGAGAATTCCCTGGGGGAGAGAAAGTTTTTAGAGAATTTTTTGAATCTACAACTCCATTTTCACTGGGTGAAATTAAATTTTCAGTGGTATCAACTAACCCTGCTGGTATTGTAAGAATAAATGATGTTACAGAAATAGAGGTGCGGCCTGAAGCTGTAGAAATAGTTGAAAAAAAGGTTCCAGATGTTACATATGATGATGTGGGTGGGTTAAAGCAGGAGATAGAGAAAGTAAGGGAAATGATAGAACTTCCCCTGCGCCATCCTGAAATATTTGATAGACTTGGTATTGATCCGCCCCGTGGAGTTCTTTTGCATGGAGCTCCTGGTACTGGAAAGACTCTCCTTGCTAAGGCAGTTGCAAATGAAAGCGGCTCAAACTTTGTTGCTATAAACGGTCCTGAGGTTATGAGCAAATATGTGGGAGAAGCCGAGAAAAAAATAAGGGACTTATTTAAAGAGGCTGAAGAAAATGCACCCACTGTAATATTTATAGATGAGATTGATGCCATTGCACCAAAAAGGGAAGAAGTTACTGGGGAAGTAGAACGTAGAGTTGTTGCCCAGATACTTGCACTCATGGATGGATTAAAAGAAAGAGGAAAAGTAATAGTTATAGGTGCAACAAACAGGCCCGATGCACTTGATCAGGCACTTAGAAGGCCGGGACGATTTGACAGGGAAATAGAGCTTAGAGTTCCTGATAGGGATGGTAGAAGTGAAATACTGCAAATTCACACCAGGGGAATGCCCCTGGAAGATGATGTAGACATGGAAGAAATTGCTGATATAACACATGGTTTTGTTGGGGCAGATCTTGCAGCCTTGAGCCGAGAATCGGCAATGAACGCACTTAGAAGAATACTGCCTGAATTAGACCTTGAAGAGCAGACCATTCCTCAAGAAGTCCTGGAAAAATTATTTGTAACAAATGATAATTTTATGGAAGCTTTAAAATCAATAAACCCCTCCGCGCTTCGTGAGGTCTTTATAGAAGTTCCAGATATCCGTTGGGAAGATATAGGTGGGCTGCAGGAGTTGAAAGAAACTCTTAGGGAAGCTGTAGAATGGCCGTTAACTAATTCTGAAGATTTTAAGCGGATTGGAATCCAGCCATCTAAAGGAATTCTTTTATTTGGTCCGCCTGGAACTGGAAAGACCATGCTTTCAAAGGCGGTTGCAACAGAGTCAAAGGCTAATTTTATATCAGTTAAAGGCTCAGAGATTTTAAGCAAATGGTTTGGAGAATCTGAAAGAAAAATAGCCGAAATATTTAAAAAGGCAAAACAAGCATCGCCATGCATAATATTTTTTGATGAAATAGATGCTATAGCTCCTATGAGGGGATCTGCAGCAGGTGAACCAAGGGTAGTTGAAAGAATGGTAAACACATTACTCTCTGAAATGGATGGTTTAGAAGAGTTAAGGGGTGTTGTTGTAATTGGTGCTACAAACAGGCCTGATTTAATTGATGCTGCATTGTTACGTCCTGGAAGATTTGATGAAGTTGTGCTTGTTTCACCGCCTGATGAAAAGGCACGTCTTGAAATATTAAAAGTCCATACTAAAAGCATGGCTCTTGATGATAATGTGAATCTTGTAGATCTTTCTAAAAGGACGGAAGGATACTCTGGAGCAGATATAGAAGCATTGTGCAGAAAAGCAGGTGTAATTGCCCTACATGAAAATATTAAAATTGAAAAAGTTTCAAAAAGACACTTTGAAGCAGCTTTAAATAAAGTAAATCCTTCTACAACACCACAGACTAAAGAGTATTATGAAGAAGTTGCAAGAAGACTCGGAAGAGGGTTAGAAGCTAAAAAAGTGAGGGAAGAGTTCCCAAGAGAAGTTGCATAG
- a CDS encoding B12-binding domain-containing radical SAM protein produces MKVLLINPPDTASKYKFIGLVAPTLGIAYIAAVLEENGVDVKIIDGSALEMSWEELEKEIPKYSPDIIAVTAVTPAIDQGLRTAKIGKKVCPDAYVVLGGYHSTFTYDEVLKNDFVDIVVCGEGEYTMLELAETIESGGDLRKVKGIATKDFKTPPRPIIENLDEIPFPARHLLPMDKYKILNSKLPVGTLISGRGCPFQCSFCSSAAMHGHKLRLRSAENIVDEMEHLINDHDADMIAFMDDTFTVNKRRVEEICTKMKERDLDVYWGCTARVDTLSKDILEKMKDAGCITLFVGVESADQQQLDNLNKQTTIEKIKRTFELTRELDVRTIASAVLGMPGDTKQSIRNTIDFVKNLNPSYAIFSLATPYPGTRFYMKAKEENLIKINDWSKYSLMTPVLETVDCSLEELRKMQRKAFREFYLRPGYILRQTRMDGPIILKTILAILKDVSKHK; encoded by the coding sequence ATGAAAGTTTTATTAATAAATCCGCCAGATACCGCTTCAAAATACAAATTCATAGGTCTTGTAGCCCCTACACTGGGAATAGCATACATAGCAGCTGTTCTTGAAGAAAATGGGGTTGATGTTAAGATCATAGATGGTTCTGCCCTTGAAATGAGCTGGGAAGAGCTTGAAAAAGAAATTCCTAAGTATTCGCCAGATATTATAGCCGTTACTGCAGTGACACCTGCAATCGATCAGGGCCTCAGGACTGCTAAAATTGGGAAAAAAGTGTGTCCTGATGCATATGTTGTTTTAGGAGGATATCATTCTACTTTTACGTATGATGAAGTTTTAAAGAACGATTTTGTAGATATTGTAGTTTGTGGTGAAGGCGAATACACCATGCTTGAACTTGCAGAGACCATTGAAAGCGGCGGTGATTTAAGAAAAGTTAAGGGAATAGCTACTAAAGATTTTAAAACACCTCCACGGCCAATTATTGAAAACCTGGATGAAATTCCATTTCCTGCCAGGCACCTTCTCCCTATGGACAAGTATAAAATTTTAAATTCGAAATTACCTGTAGGTACACTTATTTCGGGAAGAGGCTGCCCATTTCAATGTTCGTTTTGTTCATCAGCAGCTATGCACGGCCACAAGTTGAGATTAAGGTCTGCTGAAAATATTGTCGATGAGATGGAGCACCTGATCAACGACCATGATGCTGATATGATCGCATTTATGGACGATACATTCACTGTAAACAAGAGGCGCGTTGAAGAGATATGCACAAAAATGAAAGAAAGGGATTTAGATGTATACTGGGGATGTACAGCCAGGGTAGATACTCTGTCAAAGGATATTTTAGAAAAAATGAAGGACGCGGGGTGCATAACTCTTTTTGTAGGTGTTGAATCTGCAGATCAGCAGCAGCTGGATAATTTAAATAAGCAGACAACCATCGAAAAAATTAAAAGGACATTTGAACTTACAAGGGAGCTTGATGTCCGGACCATAGCATCTGCAGTGCTTGGAATGCCTGGCGACACTAAACAAAGCATTAGAAATACAATAGATTTCGTTAAAAACTTAAACCCGTCTTATGCTATTTTTTCACTGGCAACACCTTATCCTGGCACCAGGTTTTACATGAAAGCAAAGGAAGAGAACTTAATTAAGATAAATGATTGGTCCAAATATTCTTTAATGACCCCTGTCCTTGAAACTGTGGACTGTTCTCTTGAAGAGCTTAGAAAAATGCAAAGGAAGGCTTTCAGGGAATTTTATCTTCGACCCGGTTATATTTTGCGCCAGACACGTATGGATGGCCCCATTATTTTAAAAACAATACTTGCTATTCTTAAGGATGTTAGTAAACATAAGTAA
- a CDS encoding archease, with translation MNDSQSKKFEFFEVTADVGYKAYGNTLEEAFENAALAMFEVITDTSKIEHEIERKIEVESEDECALLYDWLSEFLVMLDVDFLIFSKFKVKIEKKEEGFSLKGTAWGEEFNPEIHESRAEVKAVTYHMMDVKQDDGNMVQVILDI, from the coding sequence GTGAACGATAGTCAAAGCAAAAAGTTTGAGTTTTTTGAAGTTACAGCAGATGTAGGTTATAAGGCATATGGAAATACGCTGGAAGAAGCCTTTGAAAATGCAGCCCTTGCAATGTTTGAAGTAATTACAGATACATCTAAAATAGAACATGAAATAGAACGTAAAATCGAAGTTGAATCAGAGGATGAATGTGCTCTACTCTATGATTGGCTTTCTGAATTTCTTGTTATGCTGGACGTTGATTTTTTGATATTTTCTAAATTTAAAGTCAAAATAGAGAAAAAAGAGGAAGGATTCTCTTTAAAAGGGACAGCATGGGGTGAAGAATTTAATCCCGAAATTCATGAAAGCAGGGCTGAGGTTAAAGCAGTTACGTACCATATGATGGATGTTAAACAGGATGATGGGAATATGGTGCAGGTTATTTTGGATATATAA
- a CDS encoding 6-hydroxymethylpterin diphosphokinase MptE-like protein, which translates to MNLDAWFSWYDKILKEFSFSREDDEKSAELLDSLLNEDNSSTIAETNIKDMAIIFGAGPSLKGNIEELDELDQLEELDLNKFTLIAADGATTALLEKDIVPDIIVTDLDGNVDDIIEANERGAILAVHAHGNNIDKIKKYVPELKRILGTTQSVPLENVSNFGGFTDGDRCIFLAIELGARFILLAGMDFGDIVTKYSRPDLPEAEGKADEIKQMKLNYAKKLTQWAAENENVKIVNMSGGESVPGVDDIKFE; encoded by the coding sequence ATGAATCTTGATGCTTGGTTTTCATGGTATGACAAAATACTAAAAGAATTCAGTTTCAGCCGTGAGGATGATGAGAAATCTGCAGAACTGTTAGACAGCCTTTTAAATGAAGATAACAGTTCAACCATAGCCGAAACTAACATAAAGGATATGGCCATTATTTTTGGGGCTGGACCTTCCCTTAAAGGAAATATCGAAGAACTGGACGAGCTGGATCAGCTGGAAGAACTAGATCTAAATAAATTCACGCTAATTGCAGCAGATGGGGCGACAACTGCACTTTTAGAGAAAGATATAGTTCCAGACATTATAGTTACGGATTTAGACGGTAATGTGGATGATATAATAGAGGCTAACGAGCGAGGAGCGATTCTAGCTGTTCATGCCCATGGAAATAATATTGATAAAATAAAAAAATATGTTCCAGAGTTAAAACGAATTTTGGGGACTACTCAAAGTGTACCTTTAGAAAATGTGTCCAATTTCGGCGGTTTTACAGATGGGGACCGTTGCATATTCCTGGCAATTGAACTTGGGGCAAGGTTTATACTTCTTGCAGGAATGGACTTTGGGGATATTGTAACCAAATATTCTAGGCCTGATTTACCTGAAGCAGAAGGTAAAGCTGATGAAATTAAGCAGATGAAGTTGAATTATGCTAAAAAACTTACGCAGTGGGCTGCAGAAAATGAAAATGTAAAAATAGTTAATATGTCTGGTGGAGAAAGCGTGCCTGGTGTTGATGATATCAAGTTTGAATAA
- a CDS encoding DUF2795 domain-containing protein, with the protein MPCGTIEEVEPFLKGLLYPATKQDIMEQAKKNNADYVVLETLGSMDEKTYYDRKGLVGVLRKTIAKS; encoded by the coding sequence ATGCCATGCGGGACGATTGAGGAAGTAGAACCATTTTTAAAGGGTCTCCTGTACCCTGCAACTAAACAGGATATAATGGAACAAGCTAAGAAAAATAATGCAGATTATGTGGTTTTAGAAACATTAGGTAGTATGGACGAAAAAACATATTATGATCGTAAAGGTTTAGTGGGAGTACTCAGGAAAACAATTGCAAAAAGCTGA